In Asterias rubens chromosome 2, eAstRub1.3, whole genome shotgun sequence, the sequence GAGAATCCAGTCATCCCGGAATGTGAAACTGCAGATAGCCGGAGCTTGGATCGCTGCGATCCTGATCAGTTCCTGTGAGACGATCCTATGGGTAGTACAGAGTTTCAGTAATGAGTCCATGGCCGAGGGAACCATAGACTACAGTTTGCAGTGTATATCACCCGTTCGTAGCGATCCCATCTTCACCCTGGTGATTTTCGCCCTCCTGTTCGCGATACCATTTCTCGTGATGGTCATCTCGACTATGCGGTTCGTAGTCCTGCTGCGTCGACGTCTCCGGAAGTCCCGTAAAAGACGAAACATGTCCATCGTTTCGTCCATCAATGTCGTCGCTAACATAAAGCGGGAACCATCCGCCACAAGTTCCGTCGATAACTCAGTTTACGATAACAAAGCTTTTGATGACCCCAGTAAAAAACCAACCACCTCCGAAAAACCCAAAGAAGCTTCGCAAGTAAGTGTTACATTTGACAAGAAAACACAATCCACCGATACCACGACTGCCGTAACCCGTAAGCCGGTTAAACACCAATCCCTCGGCCAGACCGGGAGAGGAAAGTCCTTCTTTGGACTTGGTTCCGATGCTTCTCTTGGTGCGTCTACAACCAAGGGAAGGCGAGCCATTAAGATGAAGAACAGGTACATGAAGCCAGCGATTAGACTAGCCATTCTCCTTGGGGTGTTTGCTCTGTGCACTCTCCCTTATCCCAT encodes:
- the LOC117307023 gene encoding muscarinic acetylcholine receptor M4-like; this translates as MSVGVYTDMDDMYDFGNVTNATSVAPTTYVPIIGAVSIFTGVLLVLLSIVTVAGNIGTIWAFRSNILLRQKPSNLLILSLSCCDLAVGASGLPVAAVHTGLGYWPLGKPVCIISAFFSVIGVSAAMYTVTAISIDRWLLVSREYPSYLRIQSSRNVKLQIAGAWIAAILISSCETILWVVQSFSNESMAEGTIDYSLQCISPVRSDPIFTLVIFALLFAIPFLVMVISTMRFVVLLRRRLRKSRKRRNMSIVSSINVVANIKREPSATSSVDNSVYDNKAFDDPSKKPTTSEKPKEASQVSVTFDKKTQSTDTTTAVTRKPVKHQSLGQTGRGKSFFGLGSDASLGASTTKGRRAIKMKNRYMKPAIRLAILLGVFALCTLPYPIFIILADETLEGPRNHLSNLLLSNSGLNPFLYAIMHRKIRLFYINKLTLPCCRKRNM